A stretch of the Aminipila terrae genome encodes the following:
- a CDS encoding CheR family methyltransferase: MLSITEKDFIRLTDFIIKNYGINLKAKKVLIEGRLSNYLAAEGYESFTDYVDHIISTQKNSDIEMMLNKLTTNHTFFMREENHFTFFNDTILPYLEERNKNHSLSIWSAGCSSGEEPYTLSIIMKEYFKSKPVKWDTRLLATDISQNALSKAARGLYNDESLNALSEAWKRIYFTKKDGGYQVTDELRKNVIFRTFNLMEPIKFKTKFDVIFCRNVMIYFDKPTKAALIQRYYDALNPGGYLLIGHSETVDRDESNFEYIMPATYRKPL; encoded by the coding sequence AAGGATTTTATCCGGTTAACAGATTTTATCATTAAAAATTATGGTATAAACCTGAAGGCAAAGAAAGTTTTAATTGAAGGAAGACTTTCCAATTACCTTGCTGCTGAAGGTTATGAATCTTTTACAGATTATGTTGATCATATCATTTCTACACAAAAGAACAGTGATATAGAAATGATGCTTAACAAACTGACTACCAACCATACTTTCTTTATGCGTGAAGAAAACCATTTTACCTTTTTTAATGATACGATTTTACCGTATTTAGAGGAAAGAAATAAAAACCACAGCCTTAGCATTTGGAGTGCGGGCTGCTCCTCTGGTGAGGAGCCATATACTCTTTCAATCATTATGAAAGAATATTTTAAATCAAAGCCAGTTAAGTGGGATACCAGGCTTTTAGCTACTGATATTTCGCAGAATGCTTTAAGTAAAGCTGCCCGGGGACTATACAATGACGAATCCTTAAACGCACTTTCTGAAGCTTGGAAGCGAATATATTTTACAAAAAAAGATGGTGGTTATCAGGTTACTGATGAATTAAGGAAGAATGTGATTTTTAGGACCTTCAATCTGATGGAACCTATTAAGTTTAAAACTAAATTTGATGTTATCTTCTGTCGTAATGTGATGATTTATTTTGATAAACCTACAAAAGCTGCTTTGATACAAAGATACTATGATGCTTTAAATCCAGGTGGTTATTTACTTATTGGCCATTCAGAAACTGTTGACAGAGATGAATCCAATTTTGAATACATAATGCCTGCCACATACAGAAAGCCACTTTAA
- a CDS encoding FlgK family flagellar hook-associated protein → MLRSTFYSFTTALRGLNTAQKQLDITGQNISNVSTTGYTRQRADVYSAAAGGYGDKYGTRSSTQVGQGVIVGSISQSRDPFLDVRYRKEAANLGEQQSKLDSLNDLSSVFDEIENKGLMTTFNDFVSKLQSLAGNANSSEFDKIARNAASTLIKQFNQYSSQIATVRQEKEYNLKEVTCKSLNDLMTNISQLNKSIREVQSNGGPALELKDERNLLLDQLSDYMKIDVQYNPKEVAGGIIVDDVSISMVGEDGTKQPLIYNDSAATFNVKTKGADGTDRAIVTIDNSALPAKQAITEINDLLHSISISNNTLQAINNDLAKLYPNDPDANPAGSALDYKRLSAKITTVTNSISASGGLDDQITAATTAIANAQKALNDKLADTTNPPTANDIKTLSKTLSDAIVAQAGLVSKRDAAIKEKELLNSYNDKATSYATGVTNCDTALKKLMHDSFGLTATQYYTPGDYTSCYYTFQDAGGNDIKDSGGNVIKWYSGGQTTQVDRDSLTAMGIKFTGSFDAEKLASPGSLKGAIDMLNSKGIFDYKSTETRGIGYYENMLDSLADKLATTLNKLNDNEKTSIQENLFQTSDGSAVFTAANLSIADGWKNGKYGITATKQTQVGSGSDSGLNDNILLMISTISSKLTYSTGPVPNKDASGNYLKTAADGTTSIAANGRDSKGNYTLNGVLVCNKDMVNFKSKIITQVDATHYTDGPNTYTKTGDNIYTCALTGTSVNKDGIIYKGDGTTGEYQLEANMLAGSPANSDTYLASDGLTAITNGKDSKGNYTLNGVLASGLYKSVTLTPSGSDYTDSDGNLYQDAGGNVYTCAATGKSVNSSGILYEGNGSTGKYQLDATKLPASPAKSGTYLAPDGVTVIANGKDANGNYTMTTTDGSGKQTVVTVANSDGVKYKTEVDGSNSKDKEGNLILDTTSPSKLDYRSESFLYNGTFQEYLANISNVLSLDISSASNLSANHETILGQIQDSRDALSGVSLDDEGVNILQYQKAYNAAARLMTALDECVERIINQMGKSGL, encoded by the coding sequence ATGTTAAGATCAACATTTTACTCTTTTACAACAGCCCTGAGAGGCTTAAATACAGCACAGAAGCAGCTGGATATAACTGGACAGAATATTTCCAACGTAAGTACAACCGGATATACCCGCCAACGAGCTGATGTTTATTCTGCTGCTGCCGGCGGTTATGGAGATAAATATGGTACCCGTTCTTCTACCCAGGTAGGCCAAGGGGTCATTGTGGGCAGTATATCTCAAAGCCGTGATCCTTTTCTTGATGTACGTTATAGAAAAGAAGCCGCTAATCTAGGGGAACAGCAATCAAAATTAGACTCATTAAATGACCTTTCTTCTGTTTTTGATGAAATAGAAAATAAAGGACTTATGACCACCTTTAATGACTTTGTTTCAAAGCTCCAATCTTTAGCAGGAAATGCAAATAGCTCCGAGTTTGATAAGATTGCCAGAAATGCTGCCTCTACACTGATTAAGCAGTTTAACCAGTATTCCAGTCAGATAGCCACTGTCCGCCAGGAAAAAGAATATAATCTGAAAGAAGTTACCTGCAAATCGCTGAATGATTTAATGACCAATATATCACAATTAAATAAAAGCATCCGTGAGGTTCAGAGTAATGGCGGACCAGCTTTGGAGTTGAAAGATGAAAGGAATCTACTTCTGGATCAGCTTTCAGATTATATGAAGATTGATGTTCAATATAATCCCAAAGAAGTAGCCGGTGGTATCATTGTGGATGATGTCTCTATTAGCATGGTGGGCGAAGACGGAACAAAACAGCCTCTTATTTATAATGACAGTGCTGCTACATTTAACGTTAAAACCAAAGGAGCAGATGGTACGGACAGAGCTATTGTAACCATTGATAATTCTGCACTGCCTGCAAAACAGGCCATAACAGAAATTAATGATTTGCTTCATTCCATATCCATCAGCAATAATACCCTTCAGGCTATAAATAATGATTTAGCCAAATTGTACCCTAATGATCCTGATGCAAATCCTGCCGGATCTGCTCTGGATTATAAGAGACTCTCTGCTAAAATTACTACGGTGACAAATTCCATAAGTGCATCAGGAGGTTTAGATGACCAGATTACAGCAGCTACAACTGCCATCGCCAATGCACAAAAAGCACTGAATGATAAACTCGCGGATACCACAAACCCGCCTACCGCAAATGATATAAAAACTTTAAGTAAAACCCTCTCTGATGCCATTGTTGCCCAGGCAGGACTTGTTTCCAAAAGAGATGCAGCCATTAAAGAAAAAGAACTTCTTAACAGTTATAACGATAAAGCAACTTCATACGCCACTGGTGTAACAAACTGTGACACTGCATTAAAAAAATTGATGCATGATTCTTTTGGTCTCACTGCGACCCAGTATTATACCCCAGGCGACTACACCAGCTGCTATTATACTTTTCAAGACGCTGGCGGTAATGACATAAAGGATTCCGGCGGTAATGTAATTAAATGGTATTCGGGCGGCCAGACCACTCAGGTTGACCGAGATAGTCTTACGGCAATGGGCATTAAGTTTACAGGCAGCTTTGATGCAGAAAAGCTGGCATCTCCGGGTTCTCTTAAGGGAGCCATTGACATGCTCAACAGTAAAGGCATATTTGACTATAAGTCCACTGAGACCCGTGGTATAGGCTATTATGAAAATATGCTTGACTCTCTGGCAGATAAACTGGCCACCACTTTAAATAAGTTAAATGATAATGAAAAGACAAGTATACAAGAGAATCTCTTCCAGACCTCCGATGGCTCAGCTGTTTTTACTGCAGCTAATCTGAGCATCGCCGATGGTTGGAAGAATGGTAAATACGGCATTACTGCCACAAAGCAGACTCAAGTTGGCTCCGGCAGTGACTCAGGTCTTAATGATAATATCTTATTAATGATTTCAACCATATCTTCAAAGCTGACTTATTCAACCGGACCGGTACCAAATAAAGATGCCAGCGGCAACTATCTGAAAACCGCAGCAGACGGTACAACCAGTATCGCTGCCAATGGCAGGGATTCCAAAGGAAATTACACCTTAAATGGCGTTTTAGTCTGCAATAAGGATATGGTGAATTTTAAATCCAAGATAATTACACAAGTTGATGCTACTCATTATACCGATGGGCCAAACACTTATACAAAAACCGGCGATAATATATATACCTGTGCACTAACCGGTACTTCGGTAAATAAAGACGGTATCATATATAAGGGAGACGGCACCACAGGAGAATATCAACTGGAGGCAAATATGTTGGCAGGATCCCCTGCTAACTCAGATACTTATCTTGCCTCTGATGGATTAACTGCAATTACCAATGGAAAAGATTCCAAAGGGAATTATACCTTGAATGGGGTTTTAGCATCTGGCCTCTATAAATCTGTAACCCTTACCCCTTCCGGTTCTGATTATACCGATAGTGACGGTAATTTATATCAAGATGCCGGAGGCAATGTATATACTTGTGCAGCAACTGGGAAGTCGGTAAACAGCAGCGGGATTCTTTATGAAGGAAATGGCAGCACCGGTAAATATCAGCTTGATGCAACAAAATTACCAGCTTCCCCTGCAAAATCTGGTACTTATCTTGCACCAGATGGCGTAACGGTTATTGCCAATGGGAAAGATGCTAACGGCAATTATACTATGACCACTACGGATGGTTCCGGCAAACAAACAGTAGTTACGGTAGCCAACTCGGATGGTGTCAAGTATAAAACGGAAGTGGATGGATCAAATTCCAAAGATAAAGAAGGTAACCTGATTTTGGATACCACCAGTCCAAGCAAATTAGATTATAGAAGTGAAAGCTTCTTATATAATGGAACATTTCAGGAGTACTTAGCAAATATCAGCAACGTTCTTTCTCTTGATATCAGTTCTGCCAGCAACCTTTCTGCCAATCATGAAACCATACTGGG
- a CDS encoding cell division protein FtsA, with protein MDDRKIIFALDIGTRSVVGIVGALKDGNFNILDYEQEFHEKRAMRDGQIEDIDLVARVANNVKMKLEQRSGQTFTKVSIAAAGRALRTVPASFSYDLIPNEPISPKIIQYMEYSSIEKAQETFLSESTESESGLKDYYCVGYSVTDYLLDDYKIKNLESQKGKKAVVNIIAAFLPASVLISLYAVTARCGLEVDNLTLEPIAAIHAVVPDDVRFLNIALVDIGGGTSDIAISRDGSVIAYDMVTIAGDEITEALMQHYLTNFATAERIKLMLNGEEKIEFKDILGNQIELTPDEAFDAIKEPVNALAEAISQRILLINGSAPAAVFLVGGGSQIRGLCKIVADKLGMPANRVAIGVVNTDNNLSLFSETLYSPTFVTPIGIGIVSSLYRGCDFFAISVNGRRIMLFNHQALKVIDALMFSGIKPSSLIGLTPPNLIYSLNGVKKTIKGSPSMPGELLVNGSPATIETEIKQGDEVTVTLAKNGQPPSLTLLEALSEFNLKDIGLIKINDTKIELQDMSALENRKINYMDQITVTMACDMEEPAGILEMMVPPLPAAETDRHNSYPDMNMVEINKIYSHEFNSSSVSLLLADDDSDDFQNLEDPENPGDIEDTEVAPLAAEDVSNDSDTEEVLNPTDITVTLNGAPVHLIQETEEPLILMHLLKYADLDVANPRGELVLKINGADANYADQLNDHDVAIIKWSQDV; from the coding sequence ATGGATGACAGAAAAATTATTTTTGCACTGGATATTGGTACCCGTTCTGTTGTAGGTATTGTAGGTGCACTTAAAGATGGTAATTTTAATATCTTGGATTATGAACAGGAATTTCACGAAAAACGTGCCATGCGTGATGGTCAGATTGAAGACATTGATCTGGTTGCCCGAGTGGCAAACAACGTTAAAATGAAATTGGAGCAGCGCAGTGGACAAACCTTTACAAAAGTTTCTATTGCTGCAGCAGGACGCGCTTTACGTACAGTTCCTGCTTCCTTTTCCTATGATTTGATTCCAAATGAACCTATTTCACCTAAAATCATTCAGTACATGGAGTATTCCTCCATAGAAAAGGCTCAGGAAACTTTTTTATCCGAATCTACTGAATCAGAGTCCGGATTAAAGGATTACTATTGTGTAGGATATAGTGTCACTGATTATTTATTAGATGATTATAAAATAAAAAATCTGGAGAGTCAGAAAGGTAAAAAAGCTGTGGTGAATATCATTGCCGCTTTTCTTCCTGCCAGCGTATTGATTAGCCTTTATGCTGTAACCGCCCGTTGCGGACTGGAAGTAGACAACCTGACTCTGGAGCCTATTGCTGCAATACATGCAGTTGTTCCGGATGATGTAAGATTTTTAAACATAGCACTTGTTGATATTGGAGGAGGCACTTCGGATATTGCCATATCCCGAGATGGCAGCGTTATAGCTTATGACATGGTTACCATCGCTGGAGATGAGATTACAGAAGCGCTGATGCAGCATTACCTGACTAATTTTGCTACGGCTGAGCGGATTAAGCTTATGCTGAATGGTGAGGAAAAAATAGAATTTAAGGATATTCTGGGTAATCAGATTGAATTAACTCCTGATGAGGCCTTTGATGCTATAAAGGAGCCAGTCAATGCCCTGGCAGAGGCAATCAGTCAGAGAATCCTTCTCATAAATGGTTCTGCTCCTGCTGCCGTATTCCTTGTTGGTGGTGGCAGCCAGATACGTGGCCTTTGTAAAATTGTAGCAGACAAACTTGGTATGCCTGCCAACCGAGTAGCCATTGGTGTTGTCAACACAGATAATAATCTTTCTCTGTTCAGTGAAACCTTATATAGTCCTACTTTTGTTACTCCTATTGGTATTGGAATCGTTTCATCTCTTTACAGAGGATGTGATTTCTTCGCCATTTCTGTAAATGGAAGGCGCATCATGCTGTTTAACCATCAGGCCCTTAAGGTTATCGATGCCCTTATGTTTTCAGGGATTAAACCTTCCAGCCTGATTGGTCTCACTCCTCCAAACTTGATATATTCTCTGAACGGAGTTAAAAAGACCATAAAGGGCTCTCCTAGTATGCCTGGCGAATTACTGGTAAACGGTTCCCCTGCTACTATTGAAACAGAAATCAAACAAGGTGACGAAGTTACGGTTACACTGGCGAAAAATGGCCAGCCTCCTTCCCTAACCCTCTTAGAAGCACTGTCAGAATTCAATTTGAAGGATATTGGTTTAATTAAAATAAACGATACAAAGATTGAACTCCAGGATATGAGCGCTTTAGAGAACCGTAAAATCAACTATATGGATCAGATTACTGTTACCATGGCTTGTGATATGGAAGAACCTGCGGGAATACTTGAGATGATGGTTCCCCCACTCCCTGCCGCAGAAACAGACAGACATAATTCATATCCAGATATGAATATGGTTGAAATTAATAAGATTTATTCTCATGAGTTCAACAGTTCCAGTGTTTCTTTGTTACTTGCAGATGATGATTCTGACGATTTTCAAAATCTTGAAGACCCTGAAAATCCTGGAGATATTGAAGATACTGAAGTAGCCCCTCTGGCTGCTGAGGATGTGTCCAATGATTCTGATACTGAAGAAGTCTTGAATCCTACGGACATAACAGTAACATTAAATGGTGCCCCTGTTCATTTGATACAGGAAACAGAAGAGCCATTAATCCTGATGCATCTTTTAAAGTATGCTGATCTTGATGTGGCCAATCCACGGGGTGAACTTGTACTGAAAATCAACGGAGCTGACGCTAACTATGCAGATCAGCTTAATGATCATGATGTTGCAATCATCAAATGGAGTCAGGACGTTTAA
- a CDS encoding protein-glutamate methylesterase/protein-glutamine glutaminase, producing MPIQGTNIRVLVVDDSAVYRTLISTNLSSKAGIEVIGIAGDAYDAQEKIARLKPDVLTLDVEMPKMTGIELTKKLMTSSPLPIILVSAANINVFEALQAGAVDFVKKPDASHPISPAIFIEELYAKIKIASVAKVSKHIQLVKPAEPARTAGTAAANSVASVNSILGKNLKDLPDSVCNSTIIALGASTGGTEATYEVLQRLPAKIPPILVVQHMPIVFTKLYAERLNRLCAMNVKEAQDNDVVVPGQVYIAPGDCQMRLVNIGGIYKLRCRDTEKVSGHCPSVDVLFESVAKESSKKNVGIIMTGMGKDGAAGLLEMRNKGAYTIGESQESCVVYGMPMVAQNIGAVMVQATNKEIPNVLMKHLNNLG from the coding sequence ATGCCAATTCAGGGTACAAACATACGCGTTTTAGTAGTTGACGATTCAGCGGTGTATAGAACATTAATTTCTACTAATTTGTCAAGTAAGGCTGGTATTGAGGTTATCGGAATTGCTGGTGATGCTTATGATGCCCAGGAAAAAATAGCCCGGCTTAAGCCCGATGTTTTAACACTAGATGTGGAGATGCCTAAAATGACCGGTATTGAATTAACAAAAAAACTTATGACTTCAAGCCCGCTACCTATTATCCTGGTAAGCGCAGCAAATATCAACGTATTTGAAGCATTGCAGGCAGGTGCAGTGGACTTTGTCAAGAAACCGGATGCCAGTCATCCGATTTCACCAGCTATCTTTATTGAAGAGCTTTATGCTAAAATTAAAATTGCCTCTGTGGCAAAAGTTTCAAAACATATTCAGCTCGTGAAGCCTGCTGAGCCAGCGCGTACTGCAGGAACTGCAGCAGCTAATTCTGTTGCTTCAGTTAACAGCATCTTAGGGAAAAATTTAAAAGACCTGCCTGACAGTGTCTGTAATTCTACCATTATAGCTCTGGGAGCCTCAACAGGTGGTACAGAAGCTACTTATGAAGTATTGCAAAGGCTTCCGGCAAAGATTCCCCCCATTCTGGTTGTCCAGCACATGCCTATCGTATTTACAAAACTTTATGCGGAACGTTTAAACAGACTATGCGCTATGAATGTAAAAGAAGCTCAGGATAATGATGTGGTGGTTCCCGGCCAGGTATATATAGCTCCGGGAGACTGTCAGATGAGGCTGGTAAACATCGGCGGAATATACAAACTCCGCTGCAGGGACACGGAAAAAGTCAGTGGGCACTGCCCTTCTGTAGATGTTTTATTTGAATCAGTAGCTAAGGAATCATCAAAGAAAAACGTGGGCATCATTATGACAGGAATGGGCAAAGACGGAGCTGCAGGACTTTTGGAAATGAGAAACAAAGGTGCTTACACCATTGGTGAGAGCCAGGAATCCTGTGTTGTTTATGGAATGCCTATGGTAGCCCAGAATATCGGCGCTGTTATGGTTCAGGCAACAAATAAAGAAATCCCAAATGTACTTATGAAACATCTTAACAACCTGGGATAA
- the flgN gene encoding flagellar export chaperone FlgN, with protein sequence MNNYMEIKEIIDEYIKLMDKLIGFEQEKLKAVETKNIEHLDSFLNEEQVYLLQLRGLDQKRETILKKSGMEGLTYRQIINGIDSSQSSVRSELEDSYEILSVKTNQFKEIINTIKTYIDLRLHTIEAFMERFGAPPSQDAGAGIYDKIAGQSSSNNASRFRSTKV encoded by the coding sequence ATGAATAATTATATGGAGATTAAAGAAATTATAGATGAATATATCAAATTAATGGATAAACTCATCGGTTTTGAGCAGGAAAAGTTAAAAGCTGTGGAAACTAAAAATATCGAGCATCTGGACAGCTTTTTAAATGAAGAACAAGTTTACCTTCTGCAGCTTAGAGGTCTGGATCAGAAAAGAGAAACTATCCTGAAAAAGTCTGGCATGGAAGGGTTAACATATAGACAGATTATAAATGGGATTGACAGTTCCCAATCCTCTGTTAGAAGTGAATTGGAAGATTCTTATGAGATTTTATCGGTTAAGACCAATCAATTTAAAGAAATAATCAATACCATTAAAACTTATATAGATTTAAGGCTCCACACCATTGAAGCGTTCATGGAAAGATTCGGAGCTCCCCCTTCTCAGGATGCAGGTGCAGGCATTTATGACAAGATTGCCGGCCAAAGCAGTTCCAATAATGCCAGCAGATTTAGATCAACTAAAGTTTAG